In one Juglans regia cultivar Chandler chromosome 11, Walnut 2.0, whole genome shotgun sequence genomic region, the following are encoded:
- the LOC109018053 gene encoding uncharacterized protein LOC109018053, protein MDEVPTFEDVTGIQGSSEANMYMELDPTKKILVHAAQQSPLIPFTGTREVLDTHEASQRRKNNTIKCVEDPQGREVTEQAAIGDVHWLFLLPFYYFSTYQSQGMYINNGYHTAVEMKDWIMHPFTREEVKTVVFQMNPLGLLGPNGFSAQFYQQHWEVVGEEVSNYALQVLNQGGSLTESAFVPGRVITNNILVAYEVLHSMDSRMKGKRGFMALKLNMSKAYDMVEWSFVEAVMIKMEFPPQWINLIQTYLTSVSYSILVNGEPQKKFLPSSPIGRGPITVNHFFFVDDSLLFCQANTEQLSCVFNILALYEKALGQALNKEESSIFFSKNTKQATQQQILEMARVTPSGSFERYLGLPVLVGRAKIAASILSLIELGLE, encoded by the exons ATGGATGAGGTTCCCACATTCGAAGATGTCACTGGGATCCAAGGTTCTTCGGAGGCTAATATGTATATGGAACTAGACCCCACTAAAAAAATCCTGGTACATGCTGCACAACAAAGTCCTTTGATCCCCTTCACTGGGACTCGTGAAGTATTGGACACTCATGAG GCAAGccaaagaagaaagaacaaTACTATCAAGTGTGTAGAGGATCCACAGGGAAGAGAGGTTACTGAACAGGCAGCAATTGGTGATGTTCATTGGCTTTTTCTCCTCCCTTTTTACTACTTCTCTACCTACCAATCTCAAGGAATGTATATCAACAATGGATACCACACTGCTGTGGAGATGAAAGATTGGATCATGCACCCCTTCACCCGAGAGGAAGTTAAAACTGTTGTATTCCAAATGAACCCCTTAGGTTTACTTGGCCCTAATGGATTCTCAGCTCAATTCTACCAGCAACACTGGGAGGTGGTGGGTGAGGAAGTGAGCAATTATGCCCTCCAAGTCCTCAATCAAGGTGGCTCCTTAACTGAG AGTGCATTTGTACCTGGAAGGGTTATcacaaataatatattagttgCATACGAGGTCCTCCACTCTATGGATTcaagaatgaaaggaaagagAGGATTCATGGCTTTGAAACTTAatatgagcaaggcctatgataTGGTCGAATGGAGTTTTGTGGAAGCAGTTATGATTAAGATGGAATTTCCACCTCAATGGATCAATCTGATCCAAACCTATCTCACCTCAGTTTCTTACTCAATCCTTGTTAATGGTGAGCCTCAAAAGAAGTTTTTGCCTTCTAGCCCAATAGGGAGGGGTCCAATCACTGTGAATCACTTCTTCTTTGTAGATGATAGCCTTCTTTTCTGTCAAGCTAATACTGAGCAACTCTCTTGTGTTTTTAACATCCTTGCCTTGTATGAAAAGGCCTTGGGACAAGCATTGAACAAAGAAGAATCTTCCATCTTCTTTAGTAAAAATACTAAGCAGGCTACACAACAACAAATCCTGGAGATGGCAAGAGTAACACCATCTGGATCTTTTGAGAGGTACTTGGGGCTTCCTGTTTTGGTGGGCAGAGCCAAAATAGCTGCTTCCATTCTCTCCTTGATAGAACTTGGACTCGAGTGA